In the Streptomyces sp. WMMC940 genome, GGGAGACGAGTACGTCGTTCGCACCGGAGACAACCTCTCGTCGATCGCCGACGCGAACCAGGTGCCCGGCGGCTGGCCCGCCCTCTACGAGGCGAACCAGGATGTCGTCGGCTCTGACGCGGACCTCATCCTGCCTGGCCAGAGCCTCGATCTCGGCCTGGGCGAAGGCGAGTTGAAGGAGTAGTTCGGGTACTTATGTCCGGTTCTGTGCGAGTGAGACAAGAGTCTCTTCCGGTCAACTGGCGCCGCTAGGCGGTCAACTCCGGTCATCACGGCTCTCACCTGCGAAAACGGACATGTTGCCCCGTCAGTTTTGGGCGATTTCTCCCCGATGTTCGTCTTTGAACATCGGGGAGACGTGTGTTTACGGTCTGAACTGCTCGCAACGCGGGCCCCGTCGACCGCACGCCGAATCCTGCCGGCGGCCGCCGGGAACAGTCGTCGCGCAAGCGCCGAAGGCAGGAGCGGGGGACCCAAGGTAAGTGCCGGACAGGCCCGATGAGGGCTGCCCGGCTAGGGGTGGAGCCGTGCGCTCGTCGCACGGCCGGGCACCACATCGGCCCGAACCCGACAGCTCACCTCGCAGGCGTCGGTGAGGAGAACTTCGATGCTGCTTTCCGGCAAGGGCAAGCACCGTCGCCCGACGGTCTTCCAGCGGTCCACCCGTGTCGCCACGCTCGCCGGTGTCGCCGGTGCCGCCATAGCCGCACCGCTGATGGCCTCGGGCACCGCGTCCGCCGCCACCGCCTCCGAGTGGGACGCCGTCGCCCAGTGCGAGTCCGGCGGCAACTGGTCGATCAACACCGGCAACGGCTACTACGGCGGGCTGCAGTTCTCGGCCTCCACCTGGGCCGCCTACGGGGGCACCGCGTTCGCCTCCACCGCCGACAAGGCAAGCAAGGCGCAGCAGATCCAGATAGCCGAGAAGGTCCTGGCGGGCCAGGGCAAGGGTGCCTGG is a window encoding:
- a CDS encoding transglycosylase family protein — translated: MLLSGKGKHRRPTVFQRSTRVATLAGVAGAAIAAPLMASGTASAATASEWDAVAQCESGGNWSINTGNGYYGGLQFSASTWAAYGGTAFASTADKASKAQQIQIAEKVLAGQGKGAWPNCGTGLSNASYDGAAPAAPKVAEPAAPKRAEAPTSRSERAAAPVRKGDGEYTVKAGDTLSRIAEAEKVKGGWKKLFELNKDIVEDANVIHPGQKLHLS